Proteins encoded within one genomic window of Pararhizobium capsulatum DSM 1112:
- the cheD gene encoding chemoreceptor glutamine deamidase CheD translates to MISDTATRRVHVIQGEFKVVSDPDVVLSTILGSCVAACMRDPVAGVGGMNHFLLPGSADAISSGGDATRYGVHLMELLINGLLKKGARRDRLEAKIFGGAKTIARFSNVGEQNALFARQFLMDEGIQVVGESTGGDHGRKLEYWPLSGRARQYALTGVETQKTVALEQRPVVAPKPVDNSIEFF, encoded by the coding sequence ATGATATCGGATACCGCGACCCGGCGCGTGCATGTCATCCAGGGGGAATTCAAGGTGGTTAGCGATCCGGACGTGGTCTTGTCGACCATCCTGGGTTCCTGTGTGGCAGCCTGCATGCGTGACCCGGTCGCGGGGGTCGGCGGCATGAACCATTTCCTGCTGCCGGGCTCTGCGGATGCCATCTCGTCAGGTGGCGATGCTACCCGCTACGGGGTCCATCTGATGGAATTGCTGATCAACGGCCTGCTCAAGAAGGGGGCGCGTCGTGATCGTCTGGAGGCCAAGATCTTCGGCGGGGCCAAGACGATCGCACGCTTTTCCAATGTCGGCGAGCAGAATGCCCTGTTCGCGCGCCAGTTCCTGATGGACGAAGGTATCCAGGTTGTCGGTGAAAGTACGGGCGGCGATCACGGGCGCAAGCTGGAATACTGGCCGCTCAGCGGTCGTGCGCGCCAATATGCACTGACGGGTGTCGAAACGCAGAAGACCGTGGCGCTGGAACAGCGTCCTGTCGTCGCGCCGAAGCCCGTCGATAATTCGATCGAGTTCTTCTGA
- the fliF gene encoding flagellar basal-body MS-ring/collar protein FliF, producing MNLLDQLSSVTKNLASLGRGKLVALASAGMIAVGIVLAAGLYVNKPAYETLYVGLETSDLNQVSVALAEANIDFEVGSDGSSLQVPVGMTGKARLYLAERGLPNSANAGYELFDKVGSLGLTSFMQEVTRVRALEGEIARTIQQISGISAARVHIVMADRGSFRKAEQKPTASVMIRGSANIGRNAAASIRHLVASSVPGLDIDGVTILDSTGQLLASGDDPSNSAMNQSLTIVQSVQGEIESNIDKALAPFLGMDNFRASVTAQLNTDSQQIQETVYDPESRVERSTRVTKEEAKSSQQQPDNAATVQQNVPQQAPQGGTGQQSNDQTQKKEEQTNYEINSKTVATVKNSYRVEKLSVAVVVNRGRIAAMVGEPADQAKMDAYIQEMQKIVSSAVGIDSARGDVITLTAMDFVDTQLLDTAVSGPGIMETLTRNLGGIINALAFIVVAALVVWMGMRPLARSLGIGGTGVAGDNEAVGLELPDFSPATTGAAGGALMEGFGSDFGFDSTDDLLSLGDDGDFNRRVKEGPERRLSRMVEISEERAAKILRKWAAEKAA from the coding sequence ATGAATCTGTTGGATCAACTTTCGTCGGTGACGAAGAACCTGGCTTCGCTGGGGCGTGGCAAGCTGGTGGCGCTTGCTTCCGCGGGCATGATCGCGGTGGGGATCGTCCTGGCCGCGGGGCTCTACGTCAACAAACCGGCCTACGAGACCCTTTACGTCGGGCTTGAGACCAGCGACCTTAATCAGGTCAGCGTTGCGCTCGCCGAGGCAAACATCGATTTCGAAGTCGGAAGCGACGGCTCCAGCCTGCAGGTTCCTGTTGGTATGACCGGCAAGGCGCGGCTTTATCTGGCCGAGCGCGGCCTCCCCAACAGTGCAAACGCCGGTTACGAACTCTTCGACAAGGTCGGCTCGCTCGGCCTGACGTCGTTCATGCAGGAAGTGACCCGCGTTCGGGCACTCGAAGGCGAAATCGCCCGGACCATTCAGCAGATTTCCGGTATCTCTGCTGCTCGCGTTCACATCGTCATGGCCGACCGTGGCAGCTTTCGCAAAGCGGAGCAGAAACCGACCGCCTCGGTGATGATCCGTGGCAGTGCCAATATCGGCCGCAATGCAGCGGCCTCGATCCGTCACCTGGTCGCCTCCTCCGTCCCTGGGCTCGACATTGATGGCGTGACGATCCTTGATTCCACCGGTCAGCTGCTTGCCTCTGGCGATGATCCATCCAACAGCGCCATGAACCAGTCCCTTACCATCGTCCAGTCGGTTCAGGGCGAGATCGAAAGCAACATCGACAAGGCGCTTGCACCATTCCTCGGCATGGACAATTTCCGCGCCAGCGTAACGGCGCAGCTCAACACCGACAGCCAGCAGATTCAGGAAACCGTCTACGATCCGGAATCACGCGTCGAACGCTCCACGCGGGTTACCAAGGAAGAAGCGAAGTCGAGCCAGCAGCAGCCGGACAACGCAGCCACGGTGCAGCAGAATGTTCCGCAGCAGGCGCCGCAAGGCGGCACCGGTCAGCAGTCGAACGACCAGACCCAGAAGAAGGAAGAGCAGACCAACTACGAGATCAACTCCAAGACGGTCGCCACGGTCAAGAATAGCTACCGCGTCGAAAAGCTTTCGGTTGCCGTCGTCGTCAATCGCGGCCGCATTGCCGCCATGGTCGGCGAGCCCGCAGACCAGGCTAAGATGGACGCCTATATCCAGGAAATGCAGAAGATTGTCTCGTCCGCCGTCGGCATCGATTCCGCGCGCGGTGACGTCATCACGCTGACCGCCATGGACTTCGTCGATACTCAGCTGCTCGATACCGCGGTTTCCGGCCCGGGCATCATGGAAACCCTGACGCGCAATCTTGGTGGCATCATCAATGCACTTGCCTTCATCGTGGTCGCCGCTCTGGTGGTCTGGATGGGCATGCGTCCCCTGGCGCGCTCGCTCGGCATCGGCGGCACTGGTGTCGCCGGCGACAACGAGGCCGTCGGCCTCGAGCTGCCCGACTTCTCGCCGGCGACGACCGGCGCTGCTGGAGGTGCTCTCATGGAAGGCTTCGGTTCGGATTTCGGCTTCGACAGCACCGATGACCTCCTCAGCCTTGGTGACGATGGAGACTTCAATCGCCGCGTCAAGGAAGGGCCCGAGCGCAGGCTCTCGCGCATGGTGGAAATCAGCGAAGAGCGTGCCGCCAAGATCCTTCGCAAATGGGCCGCCGAAAAGGCCGCCTGA
- the cheB gene encoding protein-glutamate O-methylesterase CheB — MTAQARVLVVDDSATMRGLITAILNSDPAVTVVGQAADAMQARQAIKDLDPDVVTLDIEMPNMNGLEFLEKIMRLRPMPVIMVSTLTHRGAEASIAALEIGAFDCVGKPLPGDPHPFSDLAEKVKAAARSQRKFIISGNKAATPSPANSNASEYRAGRKIVAIGASTGGVEALIAVLQKFPANCPPTVITQHMPHTFTKSFAERLNRLCAPTVAEATDGARLEIGKVYLAPGGDRHLQVANPSAPCCRLVERDPVNGHRPSVDVLFDSVAELAGRNAVGVILTGMGRDGASGLLKMRHAGARTFGQNEKTCIVYGMPRVAYELGAVETQLPLSSIGEEVLKSTTARREGSE, encoded by the coding sequence ATGACAGCACAGGCACGAGTTCTCGTCGTTGACGATTCCGCCACGATGCGTGGGCTGATCACGGCTATTCTGAATTCCGATCCGGCCGTTACCGTCGTCGGTCAGGCGGCGGATGCGATGCAGGCGCGTCAGGCGATCAAGGATCTCGATCCCGACGTCGTGACGCTGGATATCGAGATGCCGAACATGAACGGCCTCGAGTTCCTGGAAAAGATCATGCGCCTGCGGCCGATGCCGGTGATCATGGTTTCGACGCTGACGCACAGGGGCGCAGAGGCTTCGATCGCAGCACTGGAAATCGGTGCCTTCGATTGCGTCGGCAAGCCGCTTCCGGGAGATCCGCATCCGTTCAGCGATCTTGCCGAAAAGGTGAAGGCCGCGGCGCGTTCGCAGCGCAAGTTTATCATTTCCGGCAACAAGGCGGCTACGCCGAGCCCTGCCAACAGCAATGCGTCGGAGTATCGTGCCGGCCGCAAGATCGTCGCAATCGGCGCATCGACCGGTGGCGTCGAAGCCCTGATCGCGGTGCTGCAGAAGTTTCCCGCGAACTGCCCGCCGACGGTTATCACGCAGCACATGCCGCATACCTTCACCAAGAGCTTTGCCGAGCGGCTGAACCGTCTCTGCGCGCCGACGGTGGCGGAGGCGACGGATGGTGCGCGCCTCGAAATCGGCAAGGTTTACCTTGCCCCCGGTGGCGACCGTCACCTGCAGGTGGCAAATCCTTCGGCACCTTGCTGCCGCCTCGTCGAACGCGACCCCGTCAACGGTCACCGGCCGTCCGTGGACGTATTGTTCGATAGTGTCGCAGAACTCGCCGGTCGCAATGCGGTCGGTGTGATCCTCACCGGTATGGGCCGTGATGGCGCATCCGGTCTTCTGAAGATGCGCCATGCAGGTGCGCGCACCTTCGGTCAGAATGAAAAAACCTGCATCGTCTACGGAATGCCGAGAGTGGCCTATGAACTGGGCGCTGTCGAAACCCAATTGCCCCTCAGCTCGATCGGGGAAGAAGTCCTGAAAAGCACCACCGCCCGAAGAGAAGGAAGTGAATAA
- the cheY1 gene encoding chemotaxis response regulator CheY1: MKKKVLTVDDSRTIRNMLLVTLNNAGFETIQAEDGIEGLEVLEEANPDVIVTDINMPRLDGFGFIEGVRRNEKYRAIPILVLTTESDAEKKNRARQAGATGWIVKPFDPTKLIDAIERVTA; this comes from the coding sequence ATGAAAAAGAAAGTTCTGACAGTCGATGACAGCCGCACGATCCGGAACATGCTTCTGGTGACGCTCAACAACGCCGGTTTCGAAACCATCCAGGCCGAAGACGGCATTGAAGGTCTCGAAGTTCTTGAAGAAGCCAATCCTGATGTCATCGTTACAGACATCAACATGCCGCGTCTTGATGGTTTCGGTTTTATCGAGGGCGTGCGCCGCAACGAAAAGTACCGGGCAATCCCGATCCTCGTCCTGACCACGGAAAGCGATGCGGAAAAGAAGAACCGCGCCCGTCAAGCCGGCGCCACCGGCTGGATCGTCAAGCCGTTTGACCCGACCAAACTGATCGATGCCATCGAGCGCGTAACCGCTTAA
- a CDS encoding chemotaxis protein CheA: MDMNEIKEIFFQECEEQLAELESGLLRLNDGDRDPETVNAVFRAVHSIKGGAGAFGLDDLVSFAHVFETTLDCVRSNRLEPSPEVLKVMLKSADVLADLTNVARDGGSVDQARSKQLIRELEALANGEAPPASVEAPVAKPVAAAPAPAAAPNDQGFVPVAFSFDDFGGEEETLIVHPTYDIVFKPKADLYSKGNEATLLLRDLSRLGEMSIHCNMDSLPALEQMDPESAYFSWKISIKTDKGEDAIRSVFEFAEWDCDLEISVADKGDVVEVTDANQPMQAVPFDLSILDDEPDAPLGVVEEEEQIAAAQERNAAVAAAEVASNVVQIASTASRAVAEPKAAAPAAAAQNTAQAASAAAPTIRVDLDRVDRLINLVGELVINQAMLSQSVIENDANGTSSINMGLEELQQLTREIQDSVMAIRAQPVKPVFQRMARTVREIADITGKSVRLVTEGENTEVDKTVIDKLAEPLTHMIRNAVDHGLEMPEKRVALGKNPEGTVRLTAKHRSGRIVIELADDGQGINREKVRQKAIDNDLIAADANLSDEEIDNLIFHAGFSTADKVSDLSGRGVGMDVVKRSIQALGGRINISSKPGHGSVFTMSLPLTLAVLDGMVVTVAGQTLVVPLTAIVETLQPEASAIHSFGASQRLISIRNSFCPLVDVGRILNFRSIQANPVEGVALLVESEGGGQRALMVDAIQGQRQVVIKSLEANYTHVPGIAAATILGDGRVALILDVDAVVSASRGQSLKLEASLAAAG, from the coding sequence ATGGATATGAACGAAATCAAAGAGATCTTCTTCCAGGAGTGCGAAGAACAGCTCGCCGAACTGGAATCGGGTCTTCTAAGGCTGAACGACGGTGACCGTGATCCCGAAACGGTCAACGCCGTCTTCCGCGCGGTCCACTCCATCAAGGGTGGGGCCGGCGCTTTCGGCCTGGACGATCTGGTCTCTTTCGCACACGTGTTCGAGACGACACTGGATTGCGTTCGTTCCAACCGGCTGGAACCGTCACCTGAAGTCCTGAAGGTCATGCTGAAGTCGGCCGACGTTCTGGCCGACCTCACGAACGTCGCCCGTGACGGCGGCAGCGTCGATCAGGCGCGTAGCAAGCAACTGATCCGCGAGCTTGAAGCATTGGCCAATGGTGAGGCGCCGCCAGCCTCCGTAGAAGCACCGGTCGCAAAACCCGTCGCTGCTGCGCCGGCGCCGGCGGCAGCTCCCAACGACCAGGGTTTCGTTCCCGTCGCTTTTTCCTTCGACGATTTCGGTGGCGAAGAAGAAACTCTGATCGTCCATCCGACTTACGACATCGTCTTCAAGCCGAAGGCTGATCTTTATTCCAAGGGCAACGAAGCCACCCTGCTTCTGCGCGACCTCTCGCGCCTCGGCGAGATGAGCATCCATTGCAACATGGATAGCCTGCCGGCACTTGAGCAGATGGATCCGGAGTCTGCCTATTTCAGCTGGAAGATCTCGATCAAGACTGACAAGGGCGAAGATGCGATCCGTTCCGTCTTCGAATTTGCGGAATGGGATTGCGACCTTGAAATCTCGGTTGCCGACAAAGGCGACGTTGTCGAGGTGACGGACGCAAACCAGCCGATGCAGGCGGTACCGTTCGACCTTTCGATCCTTGACGATGAGCCGGATGCGCCGCTCGGCGTTGTCGAAGAAGAAGAGCAGATCGCCGCTGCCCAGGAGCGCAATGCCGCCGTGGCTGCTGCCGAAGTTGCAAGCAACGTCGTGCAGATCGCGAGCACCGCATCGCGCGCCGTTGCAGAACCGAAGGCTGCCGCGCCTGCTGCCGCCGCGCAGAATACAGCGCAGGCCGCTTCCGCCGCCGCTCCGACCATCCGCGTTGATCTCGATCGCGTCGACCGTCTGATCAATCTGGTCGGCGAGCTTGTCATCAATCAGGCGATGCTTTCCCAGAGCGTCATTGAAAACGATGCCAACGGCACATCGTCGATCAACATGGGCCTGGAAGAACTGCAGCAGCTGACCCGCGAAATCCAGGACTCGGTCATGGCCATCCGTGCGCAGCCGGTGAAGCCGGTGTTCCAGCGCATGGCCCGTACCGTCCGCGAAATCGCCGATATCACCGGCAAGTCGGTCCGCCTCGTCACGGAAGGTGAAAACACAGAAGTCGACAAGACGGTCATCGACAAGCTGGCCGAACCGCTGACCCACATGATCCGCAACGCCGTCGACCACGGCCTTGAAATGCCGGAAAAGCGCGTTGCCCTGGGCAAAAACCCGGAAGGCACGGTTCGCCTGACCGCGAAACATCGCTCCGGCCGCATCGTCATCGAACTGGCTGACGACGGTCAGGGCATCAACCGCGAGAAGGTTCGCCAGAAGGCGATCGACAACGACCTGATCGCAGCCGACGCTAATCTCTCGGATGAGGAAATCGACAACCTGATCTTCCATGCGGGCTTCTCGACCGCCGACAAGGTCTCCGACCTGTCCGGCCGCGGTGTCGGCATGGACGTGGTCAAGCGCTCGATCCAGGCACTCGGCGGTCGTATCAACATCTCGTCCAAGCCGGGCCACGGTTCGGTCTTCACCATGAGCCTGCCGCTGACGCTCGCCGTTCTCGACGGCATGGTGGTGACCGTTGCCGGCCAGACCCTCGTCGTACCGCTGACAGCTATCGTCGAAACGCTGCAGCCGGAAGCGTCTGCCATTCACTCCTTCGGCGCCAGCCAGCGCCTCATCTCGATCCGCAACTCCTTCTGCCCGTTGGTCGATGTCGGTCGTATCCTGAACTTCCGCTCTATCCAGGCAAACCCGGTCGAAGGCGTCGCCCTTCTCGTGGAATCCGAAGGCGGCGGCCAGCGCGCCCTCATGGTCGATGCGATCCAGGGCCAGCGCCAGGTGGTCATCAAGAGCCTGGAAGCAAACTACACCCACGTTCCCGGCATCGCTGCCGCAACCATCCTTGGCGATGGCCGTGTGGCCCTCATCCTGGACGTCGATGCTGTCGTGTCAGCATCGCGCGGCCAGTCCCTGAAACTCGAAGCATCGCTCGCTGCTGCAGGGTAA
- the cheR gene encoding protein-glutamate O-methyltransferase CheR — MSMPAAFDSRLSPDECLASGEYPLTRRDLAEIAAMIYADAGIYLNESKASLVYSRLSKHIRNLGLKGFRDYCQLVASPAGAAERRDMLSHLTTNFTRFFRENHHFEHLKSDVLPNLLAQARNGGRVRIWSAACSDGQEPYSIALTILSMMPNAADYDIKILATDIDPKILAIAKAGAYDATALESVNPAMRKQWFSEVNAGGRQKWQIDDRVKRLITFNELNLMAQWPFKGLFDVIFCRNVVIYFDEPTQMKIWSRFAGMLQAQGHLYIGHSERVSGDAKGVFDNIGITTYRYTGRSNGGRA; from the coding sequence ATGAGCATGCCCGCCGCCTTTGATAGCAGACTGTCTCCCGACGAGTGCCTGGCAAGCGGCGAATACCCGCTGACCCGGCGCGACCTCGCCGAGATTGCCGCTATGATCTATGCCGATGCCGGCATCTACCTTAATGAATCGAAGGCTTCGCTCGTCTATTCGCGACTGTCCAAGCATATCCGCAATCTCGGCTTGAAGGGTTTCAGGGACTATTGCCAGCTGGTCGCGTCTCCGGCCGGTGCCGCCGAGCGCCGTGACATGCTCTCGCATCTCACGACCAACTTCACCCGCTTCTTTCGTGAAAATCACCATTTCGAGCACCTGAAGTCCGACGTACTGCCCAATCTTCTGGCACAGGCCCGCAATGGCGGTCGCGTGCGCATCTGGTCGGCCGCCTGTTCGGACGGGCAGGAGCCCTATTCGATCGCGCTGACGATCCTCTCCATGATGCCGAATGCGGCCGACTACGACATCAAGATCCTGGCGACCGATATCGATCCCAAGATTCTCGCCATCGCCAAGGCCGGCGCCTATGACGCGACCGCCCTGGAATCGGTAAACCCGGCCATGCGCAAGCAATGGTTCTCGGAGGTCAATGCCGGCGGTCGCCAGAAGTGGCAGATCGATGACCGCGTCAAGCGTCTCATTACCTTCAACGAACTGAACCTGATGGCGCAGTGGCCGTTCAAGGGTCTGTTCGATGTCATCTTCTGCCGCAATGTCGTCATCTATTTCGACGAGCCGACCCAGATGAAGATCTGGTCACGTTTTGCCGGCATGTTGCAGGCGCAAGGGCATCTTTATATCGGCCACTCCGAGCGCGTTTCTGGCGATGCGAAGGGCGTCTTCGACAATATAGGGATCACCACCTATCGCTACACCGGCAGAAGCAATGGAGGGCGCGCATGA
- a CDS encoding globin-coupled sensor protein: MRQEATVDQARRAPAGSLLDRLRFAGLEDDQTDILRRHRQSLSAEAELALRDFFQRLQSYPDASRHFTSDRQIDRLHDLQSSHWSVLTDARFDSLYAERVKVLSDASAKMGLDPRWQIAGHAIVLERMILAMIEEFWPKSVLSGGKARKQELSDLVSALVRTIFVDTEIAVSLRFNEQRHNHQRQLAEQRRAGEAEALALFSPIARSLATGDLGARSPADTPPAYQPVVAEFDLALEKLQQDMASAATAISKVEATVQALSGESGRMSEGGDSRAAAISAAKQSLDGIVRRMRQSALESKAAEKAVADTRQSVEKSGEIAGQAISAMADIEASAEKIGQIIGVIDEIAFQTNLLALNAGIEAARAGDSGRGFAVVAQEVRALAQRSGDAAREIKQLVSNTKSQVESGVERVGRTQDAISSIVNQVRGINDSISGIASDAAGQVESIETTTADINRIGRDMSEGSSVAASAKERCDDLHTVIVELGQTIRQFQIQRQGDAVSSRALSPVALAAQSPPVQQATAFEQGNDDMIGGDDVLGLQNRLAGWGR, encoded by the coding sequence GTGAGGCAGGAAGCAACGGTAGATCAGGCTCGCAGGGCTCCAGCAGGTAGTTTGCTTGACCGGCTGAGATTTGCCGGGCTGGAGGATGACCAGACCGATATCCTGCGCCGTCATCGCCAATCCCTGTCGGCTGAGGCCGAACTTGCCTTGCGGGATTTTTTCCAGCGTCTGCAGAGTTATCCGGACGCCTCCCGCCACTTTACCAGCGACCGCCAGATCGACCGCCTGCACGACCTCCAATCGTCCCATTGGAGCGTTCTGACGGACGCGCGGTTCGACAGTCTCTATGCCGAGCGCGTCAAGGTGCTCTCCGATGCCAGCGCCAAGATGGGGCTCGATCCCCGCTGGCAGATCGCGGGGCATGCAATCGTGCTTGAACGCATGATCCTCGCCATGATCGAGGAGTTCTGGCCGAAGTCTGTTCTGTCGGGTGGTAAAGCCCGCAAGCAGGAACTGTCCGATCTCGTATCTGCTCTGGTCCGCACGATCTTCGTCGATACCGAAATTGCCGTGTCGCTTCGTTTCAACGAACAACGCCACAACCATCAACGTCAGCTTGCCGAGCAGCGCCGCGCCGGCGAGGCCGAGGCGCTTGCACTGTTTTCGCCGATCGCCCGTTCACTCGCGACCGGCGATCTCGGCGCGCGTTCGCCAGCCGACACACCACCTGCTTATCAGCCGGTTGTCGCCGAGTTCGATCTCGCGCTTGAGAAATTGCAACAGGATATGGCGAGCGCTGCGACCGCGATCAGCAAGGTCGAGGCGACCGTGCAGGCGCTCTCTGGAGAATCCGGCCGTATGTCCGAAGGCGGAGATAGTCGTGCCGCTGCCATCAGCGCCGCCAAGCAGTCTCTCGATGGCATCGTCCGGCGCATGCGCCAAAGCGCTCTTGAGAGCAAAGCTGCCGAGAAGGCCGTCGCCGATACGCGCCAGTCCGTTGAAAAGAGTGGTGAGATTGCTGGACAGGCGATTTCCGCCATGGCCGACATAGAGGCGTCGGCCGAAAAGATCGGCCAGATCATCGGCGTTATCGATGAGATCGCCTTCCAGACCAACCTGCTCGCGCTCAACGCGGGCATTGAGGCTGCCCGTGCGGGTGACAGCGGTCGTGGCTTTGCCGTGGTGGCTCAGGAAGTTCGCGCGCTCGCGCAACGTTCCGGCGATGCCGCCCGCGAAATCAAGCAGCTGGTGAGCAACACCAAATCGCAGGTCGAATCCGGTGTTGAACGGGTTGGGCGGACGCAGGATGCGATCAGCAGCATCGTCAATCAGGTTCGCGGCATCAACGATTCCATCTCAGGTATCGCAAGTGATGCCGCAGGTCAGGTGGAAAGCATTGAAACCACCACCGCCGATATCAATCGTATCGGTCGCGACATGAGCGAGGGTTCTTCTGTTGCCGCATCTGCCAAGGAGCGTTGCGATGACCTGCACACGGTCATCGTCGAACTCGGGCAGACCATCCGCCAGTTCCAGATCCAGCGCCAGGGCGATGCCGTGTCGTCGCGGGCGCTCTCGCCCGTGGCCCTGGCTGCGCAAAGCCCGCCGGTCCAGCAGGCAACGGCGTTCGAACAAGGCAACGACGACATGATCGGGGGCGACGACGTCCTCGGTTTGCAAAACCGTCTTGCCGGGTGGGGGCGCTGA
- a CDS encoding STAS domain-containing protein, producing the protein MAAKKAAPKNLSLAPVLDLNEAQALHSKLMGLRGNNLTIDASAVERVGALCVQVLMAGAKSWEADKHAFTFAKVSDAFTKTTQLIGVNIDHLMAKEI; encoded by the coding sequence ATGGCAGCAAAGAAGGCCGCTCCCAAAAATTTAAGTCTGGCACCGGTTCTCGATCTCAACGAGGCGCAGGCGCTGCACAGCAAATTGATGGGCCTGCGTGGCAATAATCTTACGATCGACGCATCGGCGGTAGAGCGGGTTGGAGCGCTCTGCGTACAGGTGCTGATGGCCGGCGCAAAAAGCTGGGAGGCAGACAAGCACGCCTTCACCTTCGCCAAGGTGTCGGACGCATTCACGAAAACCACACAGCTCATCGGGGTCAATATCGATCACCTGATGGCAAAGGAGATTTGA
- the cheT gene encoding chemotaxis protein CheT, with the protein MQTKMDTQVPQVDEALSDVMMRIVSELYDVAYLIERIEPMLNEVQGEAKSADSVKVLQGIDLAVQKTRGLAEFIDTVTGSIPQAWLVDITTAVNLVKLADMQRSLGKGLPRHGHSQPLTEDAGDFEFF; encoded by the coding sequence ATGCAGACGAAAATGGATACCCAGGTTCCTCAAGTTGATGAAGCCCTGTCGGATGTCATGATGCGGATCGTTTCCGAGCTCTACGACGTCGCTTATCTCATCGAGCGTATCGAGCCGATGCTGAACGAGGTGCAGGGCGAGGCGAAGTCCGCAGACAGCGTCAAGGTGCTGCAAGGCATTGACCTCGCCGTACAGAAGACGCGCGGGCTTGCGGAGTTTATCGATACAGTCACCGGCAGCATTCCGCAGGCTTGGCTGGTCGATATCACCACGGCCGTCAATCTGGTGAAGCTTGCCGACATGCAGCGCTCGCTCGGCAAGGGCCTGCCGCGTCACGGCCATTCCCAACCGTTGACGGAAGACGCCGGCGATTTCGAGTTCTTCTGA
- a CDS encoding response regulator → MSIAEKIKVLIVDDQVTSRLLLGDALQQLGFKQITVAGDGEQGLKIMTQQPHHLVISDFNMPKMDGLGLLQGIRTNPATKKAAFIMLTAQGDRALVTKAAALGANNVLAKPFTIEKMKAAIEAVFGALK, encoded by the coding sequence ATGTCTATCGCCGAAAAAATCAAAGTTTTGATCGTTGACGATCAGGTCACCAGTCGGTTGCTCCTGGGCGATGCCCTGCAGCAGCTGGGCTTCAAGCAGATCACGGTTGCCGGCGACGGCGAGCAGGGTCTGAAGATCATGACCCAGCAGCCGCACCATCTGGTCATCTCGGACTTCAACATGCCGAAGATGGACGGCCTTGGCCTTCTGCAGGGGATCAGAACCAACCCTGCAACCAAGAAGGCAGCGTTCATCATGCTGACGGCCCAGGGCGACCGTGCCCTGGTGACGAAGGCGGCGGCTCTTGGCGCCAACAACGTTCTCGCCAAGCCGTTTACGATCGAAAAGATGAAAGCGGCTATCGAAGCCGTGTTCGGGGCATTGAAATGA
- a CDS encoding chemotaxis protein CheW produces the protein MTYLAKNLTNGGRELIAFRIGDQEFCVNIMSVREIRGWTPATAMPHTPSYVLGVINLRGAVLPIIDLAARLGMKPAEPTVRHVIIVAQVRDKVVGLLVEAVSDILTVTDDNIQPTPDVSSDFERAFARGVLAIEGRMICLIELEAIFSHLESEAA, from the coding sequence ATGACGTATCTCGCAAAAAATCTGACGAATGGCGGTCGCGAACTCATCGCGTTCCGAATCGGCGATCAGGAATTCTGCGTCAATATCATGTCTGTGCGAGAGATCCGCGGCTGGACGCCAGCTACGGCAATGCCGCACACGCCTTCCTATGTACTTGGTGTCATCAATCTGCGCGGTGCGGTCCTGCCGATCATCGATCTTGCCGCGCGATTGGGCATGAAGCCGGCTGAGCCCACGGTTCGCCATGTGATTATCGTCGCGCAGGTCCGCGACAAGGTCGTTGGTCTCCTCGTCGAAGCGGTTTCCGACATTCTGACGGTAACGGACGACAATATCCAGCCGACGCCGGATGTGTCCTCCGATTTCGAGCGGGCTTTTGCCCGCGGCGTGCTTGCGATCGAGGGTCGGATGATCTGTCTCATCGAGCTGGAAGCCATCTTCTCTCATCTTGAAAGTGAAGCTGCATGA